The following DNA comes from Flavisolibacter ginsenosidimutans.
GCCAGCCGTATTTGGCGGCTTGATTTCAAAAGCTACGTCCGGCTCACAGGCCGGGGCAAACGAAGTGCTGGCTTTGTCCAAGGAAAGCTACCAGAGCGGCTTTCCGGGTAACATCACCAACATGCTAAGCGGCGGGTTAACCACAGGGGGTGGCGGTATGTTGGAAAACTTTTTCGGCAACAAACTTCAATCCATCATCAGCGCCATTGCTTCGTTTGCGGGCATTAAATCATCGTCGGCACACTCCCTGTTCAACGTGGCTACACCGTTGGCAACGGGTGCTTTGGGAAAGTATGCTATGGAGAATAACCTCGATGCAAACGGTTTGTCGTCTTTTTTGCAAAGTCAAAAGGCAAACGTAGCGGCCATGTTGCCAGCGGGATTAAGCGGCGTATTGGGTTTGAGTGGTTTAACAAGCAGTATGTCACCAGTAGGCAGCGAAGCAAGACAAACAGTGAGCGATACCACCGCTTATGCAAAAGATACGTATGAGCGCAAAGGCGGTACCAATTGGCTTGTGTGGATTTTGTTGCTGGCTGGCGTAGCCGCCTTGCTTTGGTTTTTAACCAGGGGTTGTAATAACGAGAGCAAGAGCACGACGACAGGAGACAGCACAACCATGACCACAATGCCGTCCGACACATCCACGAAGATGGCCCCAGCTCCTGCAATGCCGCCACGCGAAAGCATGAAAGTAAAGCTGGCCGACGGCACAGAGATCAATGCGTTTAAGGGCGGCGTGGAAGATCAACTGGTGACTTGCCTGAACGACGCTTCCTGCGCTGCGGGCAAAGACAAGTGGTTTGACTTTGACAACATCAATTTCAAAACCGGTAGTGCCACCCTTACCGATTCAAGCGCAGCGCAGGTGAGCAATATTGTAGCAATATTGAAAGCGTACCCAAAAGCCAAAATCAAAATCGGCGGCTATACCGATAAAACCGGTAATGCGGATGCTAACAAAAAGCTGAGTCAGCAACGGGCAGATGCCGTGATGAACGCCATTAAAACCGGCGGCGCTAACGCTTCGCAATTGGTAGGCGCTGAAGGTTATGGTTCTGAATTTGCCAAAGTAGATGCGTCAGCTTCGGATGAAGCAAGAAAAGTGGACAGGCGTATTGCAGTGCAGTTACGGGAGAAATAACAAAGAGCGAAATAAAGAAAAGAGGAAAGGAGTTATGCCCTTTCCTCTTTTTATAATACCAAACTACGCCTTTAAAAGTTTGAAGGCATGCGTCCATTGATTGTTTAAAAAACCGGGGATGCACCACAACATGCACAACGGTTCAATGGCTCTCGCTGCTTCCACCGTGCCCATGTCCGCCGTTTCCCACCCAAAGGCGTTGAGAATATCCGTAACCGTATGCTTTGCGCCGCTGTCATTGCCGCAAATAAACATCGTTGGTCTTCCTTCTTTATACTGCGGTTTGTAAAACTGCCCATTGCCCACACTGCTAAAGGCTTTGACAAATCGTGCGTCTGGAAATGCTTTTTGCAGTCTTTCCATAAGTGAGTCATCAAGACTTGTAAAGAATTTCAACACGCCGTTCGTCAGCGCTTCTTTGGCAATAGGATTGGTGGCGTCAATCACCACTTTACCTTTTAAATTTTCAGCGCCGCTTTGTTCCAAGGCTTCTTCAGTAGCCGTGCCGGCAACGGCCAATACGATTACATCGCCGAAGGCCGCCGTATCAGAAAATAATCCTGTTTTGCCGGATGGATTTTCTTCTTTCCATTTTACCACTTCGTCTTTCGACACGTCTCTTGTGCCGAGCATGACTTCGTTATTTTCATTCAAGAAAGCAGTGGCCAGCACGCGGCCCACGATGCCTGAACCGATGATTCCTATTTTCATGTTGGTTGGTTTATTGGTGAATGATTACGATGCGCTGTAAGCTCCCGCAAACTCTTTCGCAAAATCTTCCAGTTTGGTTTTCCCAAAGCCTTGCGGACGATTTTTGTTATAGTCTTCTGCCATTTTACCGCTGCGCATTGAAGCTCCCATTTCTACGTATTTCTCGGCCATGGCTTCGGGCATGCCGGCCTGCAAAAGGCCACCGCGTGTTTGTTCATCCGTGAATTGTACCCAAGGCAAATCCGGTTTGCCTACGGCCGAACCCAGCACTTTTGCCACATCGCCTGTGCTTCTTTCGTCGCTGGCCAAATAACGAACCGAGTGTCCTTTAAAAGAAAGATTCGATAACTCTTCCGCCGCAGCTTCGGCAATATCCGCGGGATGCGAAAGAACCATCTCGGCTTCATCATTGCCATAGTTGCCACCAATAATATTCATCCCTTTTATCATGGATAAATTCCCGTAGAAATTGACGTAGAAAAAGCCGGGACGAAGATGAAGAACGTTCACGCCTTCAAGTTTGTTCAACTCTTCTTCGGCAAGATGCAAGCCGCTCACCGGTCCACAGCCTTCGGGCAGATGCGCACCAACGCTGCTAAGGTTTACAACGTATTTGATGTTGTTCGCACGAATTGCTTCAGCATAGTTGGCCGCAATTTCACGATAGCCGTCCAATGGACCTGCTGCGTATTGCGGCGGAATCATGGTGTACACCGCATCAGCGCCGGCAAAGGCTTCTTTCAAAAAGGTTGAGTCTTCAACACTGCCCGTCGTAGCTTTCGCTCCTTTGTCAGTCAAAGGCTTTAAATTTTCAGGGTTGCGACCGATAACGGTTACGTTGTGACCTGCGGCCAAAAGTGTTTCGGCCAGCGGTTTGGTAATGTGGCCTGCGCCACCGGTAAGAACGTACTTCATGATGGTTGGTTTTTATTTATTTGTATATACAAGCTACGAAATAAAAAAATTTTAGTTGTCTAATTTGTCGGCGATTCTCGCCAAATCTTTTACAAGCTTGTTGCTTTCTTCTTTTCCTAGAATACGGGAATAAGCCTCCCAAAATTCCTTCATGCAAGCAGCCAGTTTTGGCTGCAATTCCTTTGCTTTTGGAGTTGGATAAACGTTTGTCAGTTTACCTTCCGTGGTACGAATGACCAGTTTTTTCTCTTCCAGCTTTTCAATAAGACGCGTGATGGTGCTGGGTTGCAACTGCAGGTGATCGGCAAGAGCCGTTGGCTGAATCCCGGGTTCTTCCAGCACCGCAATAAGCAGATAAGCGTGGCTCGGAGAAAGGGCAACTTTCTTCCAGCTCTCGTTGGCAAGTTTCTCTACCTTCCGGGCCAATGCGGCCGAGGTGAAGTAAAGACATTGAGCGTATTTGCTGCACGATGTTTTCATGAACGGGAACAAAGGTAAGAACTCCATATTTGCATATACAAAAAAATTTTTAAAAGGCTTTCTTAACAAACGCAACGGCGGCCATTTTGTATATTTACAGCATGTCCAATCCAAATTTAACGGCCGCGAAAGAAAGCCTTTCGCCGGTAGAAAAAGAGTTTGAAAACGGCATTCGCCCGCAGCAGATTGAGGAGTTCTCCGGCCAGCCGCAGATCATCGAAAACCTGCGCATTTTCATTAAAGCCGCCAAACTTCGCGGCGAGGCGCTTGATCATGTTTTGTTTCACGGCCCTCCGGGTTTGGGTAAAACAACACTGTCGCGAATTGTCTCAAACGAACTTGGTGTAAACATCAAAGAAACATCCGGACCCGTGATTGAAAAACCCGGCGATCTTGCGGGTCTGCTTACGGGCTTGCAGCCCAACGATGTTTTGTTTATTGATGAAATTCATCGCTTAAGCACGGTGGTTGAAGAATACTTGTATTCGGCAATGGAAGATTACAAGATTGACATCATGATTGACAGTGGTCCCAATGCCCGCAGCATTCAAATCAACCTGAATCCTTTTACACTGATTGGTGCCACAACAAGAAGCGGTTTGCTGACGGCACCACTACTCTCCCGCTTCGCCATCAAATCGCGCCTTGAATATTACGATGCCGAAACGCTGAAGAAAATTATTCTTCGCGCCGCTAATATTTTAAATGCAGATATTTCTACCGAAGCCGCAGCGGAAATTTCGCGCCGCAGCCGGGGCACGCCGCGTATTGCTAATGGTCTGTTGCGAAGAGTGAGAGATTTTGCGCAAGTGCTTAATGACAGTACCATCGATATTGGCATTACTAAACATGCGCTTCGTGCATTGAACGTGGACGAACACGGATTGGATGATATGGACAACCGCATCCTCACCGCCATCATCGAAAAATTTAAAGGCGGTCCCGTGGGAATTACAACCATTGCTACCGCAGTGGGTGAAGAAGGAGGAACAATCGAAGAAGTGTACGAACCGTTTTTGATCCAGGAAGGTTTTTTGATGCGTACGCCAAGAGGAAGAGAAGTAACGGCGAAGGCTTATGCGCATTTGGGAAAGACGCCACCGTTGCACGGCGCTACCGGGAATTTGTTTGGCGGATTGGGATAGTTTGGTTGATCGGTTGATTAGTTGAAAAGTTGATTGGTAATTATCTACTAATGAATCGGTCAACTAATCAACCGATCAACTATCTACAACTCTTTCTCCATCACGTAATGCGCAATGGTAATTTCGACGAATTCCTCACCGCTTTTTTTGTAACCCATTTTTTCGTAAAAGCCCAGGGCGTTTTTGCGGGCGTGCATGGTGATGCGCTTGTAGCCGCGGTCTCTTGCAAGGTTTTCGGCAAACTGCATTAAAGCCCGGCCAATGCCTTTGCCTTGCACGTCGTTCACCACAGCCATTTGACGCAGGCGTACCGTTTGCGGGTCTTCTTCTACCAACATACAACAGCCAAGCATGCGTTCGTCTTCGTAAGCCGCCATGTGCATGTTTGTTTTTTCCTTTTCCAGCTCGTCCTGCGAAAACTCAAGCCCCAGGGGTTTCCGCAAAATCTCGTTGCGCAGCTTCAGCATTTGCTTGTATTCGTCGGTTCCGTAATCTACAATCTTTAAGGCCATGAAGATTTCGTGTTGAAGTGGTTCAATATTACGACGATTGGGCAAGACAGCCAAAGAGAAGTCGGAGGACGAAGAGATGCATAACGGAATAAACATCTAACCCGATGACTTCGGGTATAGTTAACGTGCCGTATCCTCCATAAGATTGTCTTTACCGAAAGGCACTTTTTTGCCGGGTAAAAAGCCTTTCGGGGCAAAAATTATTTTTATACAAAATCCTCTATTTTTGCCCCACTATAACCAAATTTTACCAATCATGTCAGACATTGCAGCAAGAGTAAAAAAGATCATCGTTGATAAGCTGGGCGTGGATGAAGCCGAAGTAACCAATGAAGCTTCTTTTACCAACGACTTGGGCGCCGACTCTCTGGACACCGTTGAATTGATCATGGAATTTGAAAAAGAATTCAACATTTCCATTCCGGACGAACAAGCTGAAACCATCACCACGGTTGGACAAGCCGTCTCTTACCTTGAAGAACACGCAAAGTAATTTCCGTTCTTGCAAAAGAGCACCATACCATTCCGCCTTCATGTTCCCGCAACAGAAGGCGGTTTTATCTTGAAGAAGAAAGTCAAATTCAAAAGTAAAAAGCAAGAAAAGGACCTTCGGCTTTGATGCCCTTTTTGAATTTTGCCTTTTTACTTTTGCCTTTTCATACTATATGAGCGCAGGAAAAACCATCGAACTCAAACGCGTCGTCGTTACCGGCATGGGGGCCCTTACACCACTGGGCAACACCATCACAGAATATTGGAACAATTTACGGAACGGCGTAAGCGGTTGCGACTACATTACCTTGTTCGACGCGTCGAAGTTTAAGACGAGGTTTGCCTGCGAGATCAAAGGCTTTGATCCCATCAGCTTTTTAGATAGAAAAGAAGCCCGCAAACTGGATCGCTTTTCGCAAACGGCCATTGCCGCTTCCGACCAGGGCGTGCAGGACGCAGGCATTGACCGGAACAACGTGGACGTTGACCGCGTGGGCGTTGTCTTTGCGTCGGGCATCGGCGGCCTCATTACCTTTCAGGAAGAAGTACTCAATTTTGGCAAAGGCGACGGCACGCCGCGCTTTAATCCCTTCTTCATTCCCAAAATGATTTTGGACATTGCGGCCGGACACATCTCCATGCGTCACGGTTTTCGCGGACCCAATTTTGCGGTAGTGAGTGCCTGCGCATCGAGCACCAACGCCATGATGGAATCCTTCAACCTCATTCGCATGGGCAAGGCCGACATCATCATCACAGGCGGTGCTGAAAGCGTGGTTAGTGAAGCCGGTGTGGGCGGATTCAATGCCATGAAAGCACTGAGCGAACGAAACGATGATCCCAAAACCGCCTCGCGTCCGTACGACAAAGACCGCGACGGTTTTGTAATGGGCGAAGCGGCCGGCGTGCTCGTTTTCGAAGAATTGGAACACGCCTTAAAAAGAGGCGCAAAAATTTATTGCGAAATCGCGGGCGCCGGCGCTACGGCCGATGCGCATCATTTAACGGCTCCGCATCCTGAAGGTTTGGGTGCAAAGAACGTGATGATACAAGCCCTGGCCGATGCGGACATGCAGGCCTCCGACATTGATTACATCAATACACACGGAACCTCTACGCCCCTGGGCGACGTGGCCGAAGTAAAAGCCATCGTTGACGTCTTTGGCGAACATGCTTTCAACTTAAACATCTCTTCTACAAAATCAATGACCGGCCATTCCCTGGGTGCGGCCGGCGCCATTGAAGCCATTGCCTGCATCATGGCCGTGCAGAACGACGTTGTTCCGCCGACCATTAATCACTTTACCGACGATCCCGAACTGGACCCGCGCCTGAACTTTACCTTTGGCGAAGCGCAGAAGCGTGAAGTGAATGCAGCATTGAGCAACACCTTTGGCTTTGGCGGACACAATGCCTGCATGATCTTTAAGAAGTACAAGTAATCCTTTCTTTGCTTTTCCGCTGTTTGTTTGCCTGTGGCAGAAAAGACCGTGCAGCGAATTCTATTTCTCAACAAAGCATTTTAATTACTTCACGCCAGCGGCAAGCCGGATGAATTTATTCGGCTAAATGTCTATCTTCACGACACTCTCTGAAATCGCTTTTCTCCGGCCCGAATCTGTCAACATTAATTCTGGCTTATGAATAAAGTTTTATCAGACCAAAGCGACTGGGATGAACTGCTTGAATTTATTTCCGAAAAGCAGGTGACGCCCATCATCGGAAAAGAAATCTACCAGTTTACCGAAGCCGATGCACTCATTCCCTTCGACGATTATTTATCGGCGCAATTGCTAAAGTCGAGCAACGTTAGCGGCGTGTCGCTGCAATTGAACGAAGCCGTGAGTTACCTGGTAAACGAGCGGCGCATGAAGCCGATGGACGTAACACGAAAATTAAAAGCACTGGTAAAAGAAGTGGGCTTTGAATTTCCGCTGCTTACCTCACTGTTGCAGATAACCGATTTGCAATACTTCATCAACACCTCGGTGTACAACAACGTGCTGGAACAAAAGCTGCGCGACGTGCGAAAGGTGGAACCGACGTCCATCAACTTTTCCATAAACGAACCTTTCTCGGATTGCGAAGATTTGGAAAAGCTGAAACAGCCTTTTGTCTTCAACGTATTTGGTTCGCTTTTGCACACGGTGGATGCGGCGCTCAGCGAAGAAGACATGTTGGAATACACAGGTTATTTTAAAGAGAAGATGAGCGGCGCGGCCAACATCATTAACGCCTTGCGCAATCACAACCTCTTGTTCATCGGTTGCGCTTTTCCCGATTGGATGGTGCGTTTCATTTTGCGCTTGCTTTCCAACGAACCACTGCACGAATGGGGCGTTCGCCGGAACATTGTTGTGGTGAACGACAAGTCGCCGAAACGAAAAGAGCAATTCGATTTCCTTCGCAAATACGACGCGGTAACGTACGACGGTAACACGGCTGATTTTGTGCAGGAATTAGCGGAAAGATTGAATCAAAAAAATCCATCGGCTTTAAAGAGCAAAAAGATTTTTTTAAGCTATACCGTGAGCGACAGAGAAGCGGTAGAGACAATGAAGAGGGCTTTGGAAAGTTTGCAAAACATAACCTGCTGGTACGACAACCGCGAAATAGCACCGGGTGATGATTTTAAAACCGAGATTGCGAAAAACATCAAGTCGGCTGATTTGTTTATTCCGCTGATTTCCGCCAACAGCCTGCAACACAAAGACGGCTATGTACAATTGGAATGGCTGACCGCCGACAACGTGGCCACCTTTCGGAAAATAGACGGCAACACGGCTAAATACCTTATGCCCGTGGTGATTGACGACACCAATCCTTACGACGCATCGGTGCCGAAATATTTTTCAGAACTCAGCATCGGCAAAGTGCCGCACGGAAATCCTGGCTCCGATTTTCTGAACCAGGTAAAAGAAACATTGCTTACCGCTTAACCACCTTTATGCCGGTACTCACAAAAGAACCCGCAACGGCTGCGCCGCTCTTCATTGGACTGCAATCGTACACCGAAGCACAAGCCTCCATTTTTTTCGGAAGAGACGAGGAAGTTCATCGCCTCACCAATTTAATAAAAGCAAATACGCTAACGATTGTTTTTGGCAAATCAGGCACGGGCAAAACATCGTTGTTGAACGCCGGTGTGTTTCCGCGCTTGCGAAAAGATTACTGCCTCCCGTTTCGCATCCGGTTGGAGTTTAACGACGACAGTCCCGACCTTGTTTCGCAGATAAAAAAAACGCTGAAAGAAGAAATTGACAAATACGGCTTCAAGGTCGAATCGTACCCCGGCGATGAAACCTTGTGGGAGTATTTTCACCGCGAACAACTTTGGAAAAGTGTTACGCCGATTTTAATCTTTGACCAGTTTGAAGAAATTTTTACACTGGCAAAACGCAGCACACGCTTTACTAAAAAAGAACTCGACGCTTTTTGGGAAGAGTTGGCCAACCTGATTGAAAACTCGATTCCCGAAGGAATCAAGGAGCGTTTTTTAGACGGAAAAGAAAGCCTCGACTTTGCTTACAAAGTGCAAAAAATAAAAACGCTTTTTTCCTTTCGCGAAGAATTTCTGCCGGAGTTTGAAGGCATCACGGCCCGCATTCCGTCGCTCAAATATTCGCGTTTTCGCCTTTTGCCCATGAACGGCAACCAGGCTTACGAAGTGGTTACCAAAACCTGGAAGAACAACATCAACGCAGCGGAAGCCGACAAGATTGTTGAATTCTTTTCAACCGACGAAGGCCCGCATCAGCCGTACGAATTGATGATGATAGAGCCATCGCTTTTAAGCCAGGTTTGTTCGCTTATTGAAAAGGAAAGGTTGCAACAGGGCAAGGAAAAAATCTCCTCCGAGTTTTTAGACAAGTACTCAAAAGAATTCATCCTGCGTTCCATTTACGACGAAGCAATGGCCGAAAGCAACGCCGCCGTGCTGAAAAGCAATAACGGCTTGCCGGTAGTTTCAAAGCCGGTGAATGAATTTGCAGAAGACAAACTTATTACCGACGAAGGCTACCGCATCAAATACGCACTGAGCGAAAACGACGAAAGGATTTTGCCGGGTCTTGTCGTGTTGAGGAGCAAATATTTTGTACGCGACGAAGGCAAGTCAATTGAATTAACACACGACGTATTGACGCCGCTCATCAAACGCGATCGCGAAGAGCGCCGAAAAGAATTAGCCCTGACAAAGGCCAGAAAGAAAGCAAGGCAACGACTCATCTTTATTACAGCGTTTGCGGGATTGGCAGCTTGGGGCCTTTTGTATTTCATTACGCACAAAGCCATACAAAAACGGGATGAAGCAGACCAACAAGCCGCCGTGCTGAACATGCAGATTGAGGACAAAAAAGATTCGCTTAAGCGAATTGACAGCACCATAAGAGAACATCAAAAAAACGACAGTGCAAACAAAGAGAAACAGAAACCCCCGCTGCCTGTTATTGCCGACTCGGCCTTGCAAGCGCAGTTTTCGGACCGTATGAAAAACGACAGCCTTCAGCTCGCCTCGCTAACCCGACAACTAACAACGCAAAAAAAAGAAGGGGAGGCAAAGGACAGTTTACACCGCATGCAGTTTCTTGATTTTACAACAACAAAGAAGAAGGCTGATTCGGTAAACCGTTCGGCGCGGCGGGAGATTGCCTTGTTGCAAAATCGCCTTGCCGTTGACAGCGGCCAGTTGGCTTGGTTGCGAACAAAATATGAGGAACTGGGCAAGGCCTATCAAAACTTTCAAACCGATTATCCCGATGTCATTCGCGTCTCCAATCCAAGCCGGCCTTTCGATGTTGCCGCCGATACGAACAGTTTGAAGCTCGACTTGTATTACAGCGGTGCAAATGCAGCCAAGGTACCCGATAACCTGCGCGTCTATCTCATCCCTGATATCGCCGCCAACAAAAAAATTATCGCTGCTGCGGAAACCTATGAAATCCGTTGCGACGAAATGAACCTCGACCGTGCAAAGGACGGGAAACTGGCACGCTACTTCAACGGGAATTATGTATTTCTGAACGTGCCTCCCGGAAAATATTTCATCAAGATTTGCGCTTACTACGGCGGTTATTACACCTACACAAAAACAAAAAGCGGAAATGTTTCGGAAAAGCTTGATGCCTCACCGCCGATACGATAGCGGGTACGTGAGACGACAAACGTCAAACGTGAGACAGGTGAATTGCGGTTTGAAAGTCCCACCTGTCTCACTTCTCACGTTTGACGTCTCACCTTTCAGTTGTACCATTTGATGGCGTAATACGTGCACGGTTCGCTGCCGGTGTTTACCACATTGTGCGGGACGTTTGGCCGGAGCAACATGACATCACCAGCCGCTACGTTTTGCTTTTCCGAACCCACGTTTAACGTTACGTTTCCTGCTAACAAGATCATCATTTCTTCCGCACGATGCGTGTGCGTTGGATGACTTTCTACTCCGGGCTTTAAGGTGGTTGCGTGAATTTCAAACCGTGTAAACATGGAAGAAGGCCGGTCAAATACCAGACGCGATTCGCCCTTGTCGGTTTTCTTTACAGTCAATTCATTCCAGTCCTTTATCAAAGAGCCGCCACCTTCTTTGCCGCGGAGAAGGTTAACCGGCAACGTGGATGTGAAGGTCAGCACGCAATACATTGCCGGTTTATCGGAAGTATTTTGGAATTGTTGCTTATCGCCGGCTTCAATTAGTACGATACTTGACGGCCCAAGGGTTTTGCTGCTGTCGTTAATGGTTACTTTCAAAAAACCTTCTTTTACAAGAATAATTTCTTCGCGGTCACTATAAGCTTGCAACGGGTGATTGGTTTGTCCTGCACCAAGCGATGAGGTGTGAATATTCAGCCTGGCTAAATCGGTAGTGCTGCCTTTTAAAATTGTTCGGCTTTCACGGCCGTTGCTTTGTGTAGCAGGATATTTGTTCCAGGGATAAACGGCGGAAGGAAGCGAATCCGTTTGCGCATCTGCGGCGAGCACAAAAAGTAAGAGCAGCGAAGACAACATCACTTTCATAAGCCTGAACGATAAAGGGGAAAGGTAGAAAATTGTTTGTTTAAGCTTGCGCCGATTGCGCCGGAATTTACGCAAACAAGAACGGAGCCTTGCAAGGCTCCGTTGTAAATTTCATTTATCAAACAGACTTAGTTCGATGCTTTGTCTTTTTTCTTTTTGTCGTCGGCAATTTTTTGCAACGCATTTATTGAGCTGTTAAAGAAAGGATATTTCTCCAACGCCATGGTGTAATATTTTTCGGCGTTGGTCACGTCGCCGGTGGTGAGATAGAATTCCGCCATGGAATCGTAAGCGTTCGGGCCGTCGGGGTTTAGCTCAATGTATTTTTCAAAATTCTTCTTGGCCATTTCGTAGTCTTTCTTATTCTGCATGTAGTAGTAGGCGATGATGTTGTACATGGAAGCGTTTTGCGGAAACTTTTTTATGTAGTCTTGTGCGGCGGCAAACTGTTCTTCAGGCGTGGCACGGCTAACCACATAGAAGTGCCCGATCATGCCGCCGTCGGGAAACATCTCGTGCAGTTTGGCCCAGGTTGCGCGATTTTTTTCGCCTTTGTTGGCCGGATCAACGATGGAGGCCAGCAACTTTTCACCCTCTGATTTGTCGCCGGCACTTTTAAAAGCTCTTTCGGCAAAAGCCTTTTTGCTTTCCCCGGCGGTAAGATTCGCCAT
Coding sequences within:
- a CDS encoding OmpA family protein encodes the protein MAVNIIETIKGYLTPDLISKASNMLGESESGVSKALSGLVPAVFGGLISKATSGSQAGANEVLALSKESYQSGFPGNITNMLSGGLTTGGGGMLENFFGNKLQSIISAIASFAGIKSSSAHSLFNVATPLATGALGKYAMENNLDANGLSSFLQSQKANVAAMLPAGLSGVLGLSGLTSSMSPVGSEARQTVSDTTAYAKDTYERKGGTNWLVWILLLAGVAALLWFLTRGCNNESKSTTTGDSTTMTTMPSDTSTKMAPAPAMPPRESMKVKLADGTEINAFKGGVEDQLVTCLNDASCAAGKDKWFDFDNINFKTGSATLTDSSAAQVSNIVAILKAYPKAKIKIGGYTDKTGNADANKKLSQQRADAVMNAIKTGGANASQLVGAEGYGSEFAKVDASASDEARKVDRRIAVQLREK
- a CDS encoding NADPH-dependent F420 reductase, translated to MKIGIIGSGIVGRVLATAFLNENNEVMLGTRDVSKDEVVKWKEENPSGKTGLFSDTAAFGDVIVLAVAGTATEEALEQSGAENLKGKVVIDATNPIAKEALTNGVLKFFTSLDDSLMERLQKAFPDARFVKAFSSVGNGQFYKPQYKEGRPTMFICGNDSGAKHTVTDILNAFGWETADMGTVEAARAIEPLCMLWCIPGFLNNQWTHAFKLLKA
- a CDS encoding NAD(P)H-binding protein, whose product is MKYVLTGGAGHITKPLAETLLAAGHNVTVIGRNPENLKPLTDKGAKATTGSVEDSTFLKEAFAGADAVYTMIPPQYAAGPLDGYREIAANYAEAIRANNIKYVVNLSSVGAHLPEGCGPVSGLHLAEEELNKLEGVNVLHLRPGFFYVNFYGNLSMIKGMNIIGGNYGNDEAEMVLSHPADIAEAAAEELSNLSFKGHSVRYLASDERSTGDVAKVLGSAVGKPDLPWVQFTDEQTRGGLLQAGMPEAMAEKYVEMGASMRSGKMAEDYNKNRPQGFGKTKLEDFAKEFAGAYSAS
- a CDS encoding MarR family winged helix-turn-helix transcriptional regulator; its protein translation is MKTSCSKYAQCLYFTSAALARKVEKLANESWKKVALSPSHAYLLIAVLEEPGIQPTALADHLQLQPSTITRLIEKLEEKKLVIRTTEGKLTNVYPTPKAKELQPKLAACMKEFWEAYSRILGKEESNKLVKDLARIADKLDN
- the ruvB gene encoding Holliday junction branch migration DNA helicase RuvB; translated protein: MSNPNLTAAKESLSPVEKEFENGIRPQQIEEFSGQPQIIENLRIFIKAAKLRGEALDHVLFHGPPGLGKTTLSRIVSNELGVNIKETSGPVIEKPGDLAGLLTGLQPNDVLFIDEIHRLSTVVEEYLYSAMEDYKIDIMIDSGPNARSIQINLNPFTLIGATTRSGLLTAPLLSRFAIKSRLEYYDAETLKKIILRAANILNADISTEAAAEISRRSRGTPRIANGLLRRVRDFAQVLNDSTIDIGITKHALRALNVDEHGLDDMDNRILTAIIEKFKGGPVGITTIATAVGEEGGTIEEVYEPFLIQEGFLMRTPRGREVTAKAYAHLGKTPPLHGATGNLFGGLG
- a CDS encoding GNAT family N-acetyltransferase yields the protein MALKIVDYGTDEYKQMLKLRNEILRKPLGLEFSQDELEKEKTNMHMAAYEDERMLGCCMLVEEDPQTVRLRQMAVVNDVQGKGIGRALMQFAENLARDRGYKRITMHARKNALGFYEKMGYKKSGEEFVEITIAHYVMEKEL
- a CDS encoding acyl carrier protein, whose amino-acid sequence is MSDIAARVKKIIVDKLGVDEAEVTNEASFTNDLGADSLDTVELIMEFEKEFNISIPDEQAETITTVGQAVSYLEEHAK
- the fabF gene encoding beta-ketoacyl-ACP synthase II; protein product: MELKRVVVTGMGALTPLGNTITEYWNNLRNGVSGCDYITLFDASKFKTRFACEIKGFDPISFLDRKEARKLDRFSQTAIAASDQGVQDAGIDRNNVDVDRVGVVFASGIGGLITFQEEVLNFGKGDGTPRFNPFFIPKMILDIAAGHISMRHGFRGPNFAVVSACASSTNAMMESFNLIRMGKADIIITGGAESVVSEAGVGGFNAMKALSERNDDPKTASRPYDKDRDGFVMGEAAGVLVFEELEHALKRGAKIYCEIAGAGATADAHHLTAPHPEGLGAKNVMIQALADADMQASDIDYINTHGTSTPLGDVAEVKAIVDVFGEHAFNLNISSTKSMTGHSLGAAGAIEAIACIMAVQNDVVPPTINHFTDDPELDPRLNFTFGEAQKREVNAALSNTFGFGGHNACMIFKKYK
- a CDS encoding toll/interleukin-1 receptor domain-containing protein, with product MNKVLSDQSDWDELLEFISEKQVTPIIGKEIYQFTEADALIPFDDYLSAQLLKSSNVSGVSLQLNEAVSYLVNERRMKPMDVTRKLKALVKEVGFEFPLLTSLLQITDLQYFINTSVYNNVLEQKLRDVRKVEPTSINFSINEPFSDCEDLEKLKQPFVFNVFGSLLHTVDAALSEEDMLEYTGYFKEKMSGAANIINALRNHNLLFIGCAFPDWMVRFILRLLSNEPLHEWGVRRNIVVVNDKSPKRKEQFDFLRKYDAVTYDGNTADFVQELAERLNQKNPSALKSKKIFLSYTVSDREAVETMKRALESLQNITCWYDNREIAPGDDFKTEIAKNIKSADLFIPLISANSLQHKDGYVQLEWLTADNVATFRKIDGNTAKYLMPVVIDDTNPYDASVPKYFSELSIGKVPHGNPGSDFLNQVKETLLTA
- a CDS encoding nSTAND1 domain-containing NTPase, whose amino-acid sequence is MPVLTKEPATAAPLFIGLQSYTEAQASIFFGRDEEVHRLTNLIKANTLTIVFGKSGTGKTSLLNAGVFPRLRKDYCLPFRIRLEFNDDSPDLVSQIKKTLKEEIDKYGFKVESYPGDETLWEYFHREQLWKSVTPILIFDQFEEIFTLAKRSTRFTKKELDAFWEELANLIENSIPEGIKERFLDGKESLDFAYKVQKIKTLFSFREEFLPEFEGITARIPSLKYSRFRLLPMNGNQAYEVVTKTWKNNINAAEADKIVEFFSTDEGPHQPYELMMIEPSLLSQVCSLIEKERLQQGKEKISSEFLDKYSKEFILRSIYDEAMAESNAAVLKSNNGLPVVSKPVNEFAEDKLITDEGYRIKYALSENDERILPGLVVLRSKYFVRDEGKSIELTHDVLTPLIKRDREERRKELALTKARKKARQRLIFITAFAGLAAWGLLYFITHKAIQKRDEADQQAAVLNMQIEDKKDSLKRIDSTIREHQKNDSANKEKQKPPLPVIADSALQAQFSDRMKNDSLQLASLTRQLTTQKKEGEAKDSLHRMQFLDFTTTKKKADSVNRSARREIALLQNRLAVDSGQLAWLRTKYEELGKAYQNFQTDYPDVIRVSNPSRPFDVAADTNSLKLDLYYSGANAAKVPDNLRVYLIPDIAANKKIIAAAETYEIRCDEMNLDRAKDGKLARYFNGNYVFLNVPPGKYFIKICAYYGGYYTYTKTKSGNVSEKLDASPPIR